In Agarivorans gilvus, one genomic interval encodes:
- a CDS encoding DUF6942 family protein, whose translation MIIGSATPRVVLYLNTDVPELGAALSDVPKTQLCQSILAHNNNNWRKILTIFAKLTAPNDDWREYLQQQLLLEQQINLGTQLVKNTQWHLIAGKKNWPQFEPNLINAFSQETKKHFFTVANRIYAPYPDYRQFPNALVEKCRQHLLSNIKTIVS comes from the coding sequence ATGATAATCGGCAGTGCTACTCCAAGAGTGGTGTTATACCTTAATACCGATGTGCCAGAGTTAGGAGCAGCACTAAGCGACGTACCTAAAACCCAGTTGTGCCAGTCGATTTTGGCCCACAACAACAATAATTGGCGAAAAATACTGACGATCTTCGCCAAATTGACCGCGCCAAATGACGACTGGCGGGAATATTTACAACAGCAGCTATTACTAGAACAGCAAATTAATTTAGGCACTCAGCTGGTAAAAAATACCCAATGGCACCTCATTGCCGGTAAGAAAAATTGGCCACAGTTTGAGCCAAATCTAATAAATGCTTTCTCACAAGAGACTAAAAAACACTTTTTTACTGTAGCCAATCGTATTTATGCCCCTTATCCAGACTACCGACAATTTCCCAATGCGCTAGTGGAAAAATGTAGGCAACATTTATTAAGTAATATAAAAACAATAGTTAGTTAA